From Roseibium alexandrii DFL-11, the proteins below share one genomic window:
- the lptC gene encoding LPS export ABC transporter periplasmic protein LptC produces the protein MSAVNQQFGGLRPRDMESRVQRSARRHSTLVRVLRFLFPAIGLLILAGMIGAVVLFNVLGSFGAANLVLTSDGIVMDHPKLSGNDGERSYQVTARKAIQRLTDPRIIDLEEIRADIVLAPDEGARIISLKGIYNNAAETLRLYEGVQLNWSEGYTVDVETVDVDLKTGAISSDDPITIGSGEAQLTAGKIDYDKDKQIVWFKEGVKLILYPATEDENQ, from the coding sequence TTGAGCGCAGTAAACCAACAGTTCGGCGGGCTAAGACCACGCGACATGGAGAGCCGGGTCCAGAGATCCGCACGGCGGCACAGCACTCTTGTGCGCGTTCTGCGCTTTCTGTTTCCCGCAATAGGGCTGCTCATCTTGGCCGGCATGATCGGCGCTGTGGTGTTGTTCAATGTTCTCGGGTCGTTCGGCGCTGCCAATCTCGTTTTGACCAGCGACGGGATCGTGATGGATCACCCAAAACTGTCCGGCAATGATGGCGAGCGCTCCTATCAAGTGACAGCACGCAAGGCGATCCAGCGCCTTACCGATCCGAGGATCATCGATTTGGAGGAAATTCGCGCCGATATCGTGCTTGCACCGGACGAGGGCGCGCGGATAATTTCCCTTAAAGGCATATATAATAACGCTGCGGAAACCTTGCGCCTATATGAGGGGGTGCAGCTGAACTGGAGCGAAGGGTATACAGTGGATGTTGAGACGGTCGACGTTGACCTTAAAACAGGCGCGATATCGTCCGACGATCCTATTACCATTGGTTCCGGCGAGGCTCAGTTGACCGCCGGCAAAATCGATTACGACAAAGACAAGCAAATCGTTTGGTTTAAAGAGGGCGTCAAGCTGATCCTTTACCCGGCGACCGAGGACGAAAACCAATGA
- a CDS encoding ribonuclease D, with translation MTIRYHKGDLPDLSAYETASAVAVDSETLGLNPHRDRLCVVQLSPGDGSADVVQIARGQTEAPNLAALFTDAAKPKIFHFARFDVAVLRHYLGIHVTPVWCTKIASKLVRTYTDRHGLKDITRELLGVELSKQQQSSDWAAETLSDAQLAYAASDVLHLHDLKAKLEMMLEREERTNIAEACFSFLPVRAELDLKGWEENDIFAHS, from the coding sequence ATGACAATCCGCTACCACAAAGGCGACTTGCCGGACTTGAGTGCCTATGAGACGGCATCCGCCGTGGCAGTAGATTCAGAAACGCTTGGATTGAACCCCCACCGGGACCGTTTGTGTGTTGTGCAGCTCTCACCCGGCGACGGGTCTGCCGATGTGGTGCAGATTGCTCGCGGGCAAACGGAAGCGCCCAATTTGGCGGCACTGTTTACCGATGCGGCCAAACCGAAGATTTTCCACTTCGCGCGGTTTGACGTGGCTGTTCTTCGTCACTATCTGGGGATTCATGTAACTCCGGTCTGGTGTACCAAAATCGCTTCGAAACTGGTGCGCACTTACACAGACCGTCATGGATTGAAAGATATCACCCGCGAGCTTTTAGGGGTTGAATTGTCGAAGCAGCAGCAGAGCTCAGACTGGGCTGCTGAAACACTATCGGATGCGCAATTGGCCTATGCAGCATCAGACGTATTGCATCTGCATGATCTGAAGGCGAAGCTTGAGATGATGCTTGAGCGCGAGGAGCGTACGAATATTGCTGAGGCCTGCTTTAGCTTCTTGCCGGTTCGTGCGGAACTCGATCTGAAGGGCTGGGAAGAAAACGACATTTTTGCTCATTCCTGA
- a CDS encoding c-type cytochrome encodes MTVRKTAGISAVMLAVSVVLAFAHGGATGIVKERMEAMEEISASMKQIGQMLRGQKPFDASEIVGAAGIIAGHSGDNLTRQFPSESLMPPTEASPLIWEKWEQFSGTANDMETAAMSVADAVQGGADRDQIATAFGRLAQTCKTCHETFRVKK; translated from the coding sequence ATGACTGTCAGAAAGACTGCAGGCATTTCCGCGGTGATGTTGGCCGTAAGTGTTGTACTGGCATTTGCGCATGGGGGCGCGACGGGAATTGTCAAAGAGCGGATGGAGGCCATGGAGGAGATCAGCGCCAGCATGAAACAAATTGGGCAGATGCTTCGGGGTCAGAAGCCCTTTGATGCATCGGAAATCGTTGGTGCTGCAGGGATAATCGCGGGCCACAGCGGTGACAATCTGACACGGCAATTCCCGTCGGAAAGCCTGATGCCGCCAACTGAAGCGAGCCCGCTCATTTGGGAGAAATGGGAACAGTTCTCAGGCACTGCAAATGATATGGAAACCGCGGCGATGAGCGTTGCGGATGCAGTTCAAGGGGGTGCGGACCGTGACCAGATAGCAACCGCGTTTGGTCGTCTCGCCCAAACCTGCAAGACTTGCCACGAGACGTTTCGCGTCAAGAAATAA
- the cueR gene encoding Cu(I)-responsive transcriptional regulator: MNIGDAAKQCGLPTKTIRYYEDIKLVAPMRSENGYRDYSETDVQRLAFIQRSRGLGFTIDQCRELLSLYDDRNRASADVKAIARLKIDEIDAKINELKSLKKTLKSLVASCQGDDRPDCPIIDDLAGATSTG, encoded by the coding sequence ATGAACATTGGTGATGCTGCAAAACAGTGCGGGCTGCCCACGAAAACGATCCGATACTACGAAGACATCAAGTTGGTCGCACCAATGCGCTCTGAAAATGGCTACCGGGATTACTCGGAGACGGATGTCCAGCGTTTGGCGTTTATACAGCGATCGCGAGGTCTCGGCTTCACCATTGATCAATGCCGTGAGCTCTTGTCACTTTATGATGATCGCAATCGGGCGAGCGCAGATGTCAAAGCAATCGCACGCCTGAAGATCGACGAAATTGATGCCAAGATCAACGAACTCAAATCCTTAAAGAAAACCCTGAAATCCCTGGTGGCGAGTTGCCAGGGTGATGATCGTCCGGACTGTCCGATCATTGATGACTTGGCGGGTGCAACTTCGACCGGTTAA
- a CDS encoding ExeM/NucH family extracellular endonuclease yields MLQFNESFYQAQNPDVAAAIEAGVIGSAEEHFNLFGFQEGRDPNAHFDTSFYLGQNPDVAAAGVNPFDHYNLLGESEGRSPNSLFDPVFYAEQYPDVAAAGVSLFEHFINFGASEGRSPNASIASQLESGFDTEAYLAANPDVAAAIENGLFASAYEHWGLFGFKEDRSGAQNTNGDVISIGDGAPGDNPDAAPGDEDGGTGGGGGGGTPTPEPFTLELLHFTDQEANAATIDNIDNLSGVLNALREEDLGNDGEVDNTLTLSSGDAIIPGLFFDASEAVFGSAGIADIQIQNELGVQAIALGNHEFDLGTGLLAGLIDGSAGQNFGQELDDDNNVVSPAVPNFSNPLFSGTDLEGADFGGAMFPYLSANLDFSTDANLAPLAVEGGQDTATLEHVVTSSSVSDVNGELVGIVGATVPTIRAISSPGADLGILPEDFDSNPTPEQLDALAAVLQSEVDALLAANPSLNKVILLSHMQQISIEQELAARLTDVDIIVAGGSNTRLFDDNDRARDGDSDQGQYPIMVENAGGTTTAVVNTDGNYKYVGRLVVDFDEDGHIIADSYDELVSGAYATDDAGVAALGAENLIDAEVDAITDAIQAEIVATESNVFGVSDVFLNGNRSGTFTEEDPDGVRTQETNLGNLTADANLAYANQMIAENNLGEAVVVSIKNGGGIRANIGEIVVPAGGTEAIRLPNSQVLDENNQVVKPTGGISQNDIATTLAFNNGLTLLDITKTELVDFLEGAVGALPGNASGGFPQISGLKFSFDETQPEGSRVVSAGIFDGDKLVAELVRDGDIVGDGSESFRIVTLNFLANSGDPVLSNLSDPNRVDLIDLDGDDENDGLFSGDAIFAVNGSEQDALAEYLEDNHNPEKGGTAFNEADSGPSSDDRIQNLTFREDDVLPQETAPRINEFHYDNDGGDVGEFIEVRVDNGYDVSTLSVELYNGSNGTEYRTIDVSSGTQFSDDTFDYYVMELPANGIQNGSPDGLALVDGTEVIEFLSYEGAMTATNGTANGLTSTDIGVSEPGSTPAGQSLQRLDDGSWSAPTEETKGTANTPGGDNGGEEPTFELISSIQGTATGSLLEGQRVTVEAIVVGDFQDGGNGVDGDLNGFFLQEEDKDADDNAATSEGVFVFDGFEPGLDVKVGDLVRVTGTVTEFFGETQIGDVTDIQVVSAENTEPTAAEITFPVADVIQNSDGEFIPDLEAYEGMLVTIPETMTVADLFTLGRFGDIGLQADGLLETYTQGNTPSVEGFNAFIQEAVSNSILLDDGFTTQNPDTIPFEIFGENGNIAGQFDAGDALSAGDTVSGLTGVLRFGTGSGEFGDAAFRINPTETPEFADTAPRDSEVPDVGGSLKVGSFNLLNFFTTLDQTGNTSGPSGLDPRGAESAAEFERQVDKMIAALAEMDADIIGLQELENEYGDQNGDGQFALQYLVNALNEATGRNYTFVDPGVNYGDTSDAIMVGMIYDADAVEIADGTSVARLTDADLAGLENLTDLNVDPGHAVFDGAGTSRAPLAVTFTELETGGDITVAVNHFKSKGSVSPFGNNEGIGDGTGNNNEARLQAAEALDAWLATNPTGSDDTDILILGDLNSYLMEDPIQYLLSQDDGLIDFNLLGGDNQTSFGFPVDLGTAPSVQSFGALDFALASNSLLDQVTGAEEWNINAFEASALDYNTNFKPDSQISDLYAADQYRASDHNPMLIGLDLTADTIQFLG; encoded by the coding sequence ATGTTGCAGTTTAATGAATCTTTTTACCAAGCCCAAAATCCGGACGTGGCCGCGGCCATTGAAGCTGGCGTGATCGGCAGCGCCGAGGAGCACTTCAACCTCTTTGGTTTTCAAGAAGGTCGTGATCCAAATGCTCACTTCGACACCTCATTCTATCTCGGGCAGAACCCGGATGTTGCGGCTGCAGGTGTGAATCCGTTCGATCACTACAATCTGTTGGGTGAGAGCGAAGGCCGGAGCCCAAACTCCTTATTCGACCCTGTTTTTTATGCAGAGCAATACCCGGATGTCGCTGCGGCCGGTGTCAGCCTGTTTGAACATTTTATCAATTTTGGCGCGTCCGAGGGGCGTTCGCCGAATGCAAGCATCGCGTCCCAGCTCGAAAGCGGTTTTGATACCGAAGCCTATCTGGCTGCGAACCCGGATGTCGCCGCGGCGATTGAAAACGGCCTGTTCGCATCCGCCTATGAGCACTGGGGCCTGTTTGGTTTCAAAGAAGACCGGTCTGGCGCCCAAAACACAAATGGTGATGTGATTTCAATTGGTGACGGCGCCCCGGGAGATAATCCTGATGCCGCACCAGGTGATGAGGACGGTGGAACCGGAGGCGGCGGCGGTGGCGGCACGCCAACCCCGGAACCATTTACGCTCGAGCTTTTGCATTTCACGGATCAGGAAGCAAACGCTGCAACCATCGACAACATCGATAATCTTTCCGGGGTTCTGAATGCCCTGCGTGAAGAAGACCTTGGGAACGACGGCGAGGTTGACAACACCCTGACACTATCCTCCGGCGATGCCATCATCCCGGGCCTGTTTTTTGATGCGTCGGAAGCGGTCTTCGGATCTGCGGGTATTGCGGATATCCAGATCCAAAACGAACTTGGTGTTCAGGCGATCGCGCTTGGCAACCACGAGTTCGATCTCGGGACTGGCTTGCTGGCGGGCCTGATTGACGGTTCGGCAGGGCAGAATTTTGGCCAAGAGCTTGATGATGATAACAACGTCGTCTCTCCGGCCGTCCCGAACTTCAGCAATCCGCTATTCAGCGGAACGGATCTGGAAGGTGCTGATTTCGGTGGCGCGATGTTCCCGTACCTTTCCGCGAACCTCGACTTCTCAACCGATGCCAACCTTGCTCCGCTTGCCGTTGAAGGTGGCCAGGACACGGCAACTCTTGAACACGTCGTGACGTCGTCCAGCGTCTCCGATGTCAACGGCGAGCTCGTCGGTATCGTCGGTGCGACCGTTCCGACAATCCGCGCAATTTCCAGCCCGGGCGCGGATCTGGGTATCTTGCCAGAAGACTTCGACAGCAATCCGACACCAGAGCAATTGGATGCGCTGGCCGCAGTTCTGCAGAGCGAAGTGGATGCGCTGCTGGCTGCAAACCCGAGCCTGAACAAGGTTATCTTGCTCAGCCACATGCAGCAGATCTCCATCGAGCAGGAGTTGGCTGCTCGTTTGACCGACGTTGACATCATCGTTGCTGGTGGCTCGAACACCCGCCTCTTCGATGACAATGACCGTGCGCGTGACGGCGACAGCGATCAGGGCCAGTACCCGATAATGGTCGAAAATGCTGGCGGCACCACGACGGCGGTCGTCAACACCGACGGCAATTACAAATATGTCGGACGCCTTGTTGTCGACTTTGACGAAGACGGTCACATCATTGCGGACAGCTATGATGAATTGGTTTCCGGTGCTTATGCCACCGATGATGCCGGTGTTGCAGCTCTCGGCGCTGAGAACCTGATCGATGCTGAAGTCGATGCGATCACGGACGCCATCCAGGCGGAGATCGTGGCGACAGAATCGAATGTGTTCGGTGTTTCCGATGTGTTCCTGAACGGCAACCGCTCCGGCACCTTCACCGAAGAGGATCCGGACGGTGTCCGCACCCAGGAAACCAACCTTGGCAACCTGACTGCAGATGCGAACCTTGCCTATGCCAACCAGATGATTGCAGAAAATAATCTGGGTGAAGCGGTTGTGGTATCGATCAAGAACGGTGGCGGCATTCGCGCCAACATCGGTGAGATCGTTGTTCCTGCTGGCGGCACGGAAGCCATCCGTTTGCCGAACTCGCAGGTTCTTGATGAGAACAATCAGGTCGTCAAGCCGACCGGCGGTATCAGCCAAAACGACATTGCCACAACACTGGCCTTCAACAACGGCCTGACGCTACTGGATATCACCAAAACGGAACTGGTGGACTTCCTGGAAGGCGCCGTCGGCGCACTGCCGGGCAACGCCTCTGGCGGCTTCCCGCAGATCTCCGGCCTGAAGTTCTCCTTTGACGAAACACAGCCAGAAGGAAGCCGCGTGGTCTCTGCCGGGATCTTCGACGGCGACAAACTGGTTGCTGAGCTGGTCCGCGACGGAGATATCGTCGGTGACGGTTCAGAGAGCTTCCGCATTGTGACACTCAACTTCCTGGCCAACAGCGGCGATCCGGTTCTGTCCAACTTGTCCGATCCGAACCGGGTGGATCTGATCGACCTAGACGGCGACGACGAAAACGATGGCCTGTTCTCAGGTGATGCGATCTTCGCTGTCAATGGCAGTGAGCAAGATGCTCTGGCCGAATACCTGGAAGACAACCACAACCCGGAAAAAGGCGGAACGGCCTTCAACGAAGCCGACAGCGGTCCTTCCTCCGATGACCGTATCCAGAACCTGACATTCCGTGAAGACGATGTGCTTCCCCAGGAGACCGCACCGCGGATCAACGAATTCCATTACGACAACGATGGTGGAGATGTGGGAGAGTTCATCGAGGTGCGGGTGGACAATGGTTACGACGTCTCAACGCTCTCGGTCGAGTTGTACAACGGCAGCAATGGCACTGAATACCGTACTATTGACGTCTCGTCCGGCACTCAGTTTTCTGATGACACCTTTGATTATTATGTGATGGAACTGCCGGCCAACGGCATCCAGAACGGAAGCCCGGACGGACTTGCTCTTGTCGACGGAACTGAAGTCATTGAGTTCCTCAGCTATGAGGGCGCCATGACCGCAACGAATGGCACTGCCAACGGCCTGACGTCCACGGACATTGGTGTGTCTGAACCAGGTTCAACGCCTGCCGGGCAGTCCCTGCAGCGTTTGGATGACGGTTCTTGGTCGGCCCCCACAGAGGAGACTAAAGGCACTGCCAACACACCAGGCGGAGACAACGGTGGTGAAGAGCCAACGTTTGAGCTGATTTCGTCCATCCAGGGCACAGCCACAGGATCTCTGCTGGAAGGTCAGCGAGTGACTGTCGAGGCGATTGTCGTTGGCGACTTCCAAGACGGTGGCAATGGTGTCGACGGTGACCTCAACGGGTTCTTCCTTCAGGAAGAAGACAAGGATGCGGATGACAATGCCGCAACGTCCGAGGGCGTCTTCGTCTTCGACGGATTTGAACCGGGTCTCGATGTTAAAGTTGGCGACCTTGTTCGTGTTACCGGGACGGTCACGGAGTTCTTTGGTGAAACGCAAATTGGCGATGTCACCGATATCCAAGTCGTGAGTGCCGAAAATACGGAGCCGACGGCCGCTGAAATCACCTTCCCGGTCGCAGATGTTATCCAGAACAGCGATGGCGAGTTCATTCCGGACCTCGAGGCTTATGAGGGTATGCTGGTGACGATCCCGGAAACGATGACCGTTGCAGATCTGTTCACCCTGGGCCGTTTCGGTGATATTGGTCTTCAAGCAGACGGACTGCTCGAAACCTACACGCAAGGCAATACGCCAAGTGTGGAAGGGTTCAATGCATTCATCCAAGAGGCCGTCAGCAACTCCATCCTTCTGGATGATGGCTTCACCACACAGAACCCGGACACAATCCCGTTCGAAATCTTTGGTGAAAATGGCAATATTGCCGGTCAGTTCGATGCAGGCGATGCATTAAGTGCTGGCGACACCGTTTCTGGCCTGACGGGCGTGCTCCGCTTCGGTACTGGATCCGGTGAGTTCGGAGATGCTGCCTTCCGCATCAATCCAACGGAAACACCAGAATTCGCGGACACTGCGCCACGTGACTCTGAGGTGCCGGATGTTGGTGGCTCATTGAAAGTTGGCTCATTCAACCTGCTCAACTTCTTCACCACGCTTGATCAGACGGGTAACACATCTGGACCGAGCGGTTTGGATCCGCGTGGTGCAGAAAGTGCTGCCGAATTCGAGCGCCAAGTTGACAAGATGATTGCAGCCCTCGCCGAAATGGATGCCGACATCATCGGGCTTCAGGAACTGGAAAACGAGTATGGTGACCAGAACGGTGACGGTCAGTTCGCACTTCAGTATCTGGTGAATGCCCTGAACGAGGCAACTGGCCGGAACTACACCTTCGTTGATCCAGGTGTCAATTATGGCGACACCAGCGATGCGATCATGGTTGGCATGATCTACGATGCTGACGCGGTCGAGATTGCTGATGGCACTTCTGTCGCCAGATTGACCGACGCGGACCTTGCTGGCTTGGAAAACCTCACTGATCTGAATGTCGATCCGGGCCATGCAGTGTTCGATGGTGCTGGCACCAGCCGCGCACCGCTCGCTGTCACTTTCACGGAGTTGGAAACCGGCGGGGACATCACAGTAGCGGTCAATCACTTCAAGTCGAAAGGCTCGGTAAGCCCGTTCGGCAACAACGAAGGTATTGGCGATGGCACTGGAAACAACAACGAGGCACGCCTGCAGGCTGCAGAGGCTCTCGATGCTTGGCTTGCGACCAATCCTACCGGATCCGATGACACGGATATCCTGATCTTGGGAGATCTGAACTCCTACCTCATGGAAGATCCAATCCAGTACCTTCTGAGCCAGGACGACGGATTGATTGACTTCAATCTGTTGGGTGGTGACAACCAGACATCGTTTGGTTTCCCGGTCGATCTGGGTACGGCGCCGTCTGTTCAGTCCTTCGGTGCGCTTGACTTCGCGCTGGCCAGCAACAGTCTGCTAGACCAAGTCACTGGTGCTGAAGAGTGGAACATCAACGCGTTTGAAGCTTCGGCGTTGGACTACAATACGAACTTCAAACCGGATAGCCAGATCTCCGATCTCTACGCCGCAGATCAGTACCGGGCATCTGACCACAATCCGATGCTCATTGGCCTGGATTTGACCGCGGATACGATCCAGTTCCTTGGCTGA
- a CDS encoding complex I NDUFA9 subunit family protein: MSTPLNGKLVTVFGGSGFLGRHIVQALSKRGYRVRAAVRRPDLANHLQPLGAPGQIMAVQANLRHRWSVDRAVQGADAVVNAVGILAPTGKQSFDAVQAFGPRAIAEAARAAGLNGITHISAIGADPESASAYARSKAVGETGVLETLPDSIILRPSIVFGPEDNFFNQFAGMARISPVLPLVGGGETKFQPVYVCDIAEAVARAVDGTLQPGSVYELGGPEIKSFRDCLEDMLEVTQRSRVLLPIPFPVSEVMGKVMQYMPGSPLTADQVELLKKDNVVSEAAISEGRTLSGIGIEPTTLAAILPSYLDRFREHGQYDAHKANRT; this comes from the coding sequence ATGTCCACACCCCTTAACGGAAAACTCGTCACAGTCTTCGGTGGATCCGGCTTCCTCGGCCGGCATATCGTTCAGGCATTGTCCAAACGCGGCTACCGCGTGCGGGCGGCCGTGCGGCGGCCCGATCTCGCCAACCATCTACAGCCGCTCGGCGCACCGGGGCAAATCATGGCGGTGCAGGCCAACTTGCGGCACCGCTGGTCCGTCGATCGCGCCGTTCAAGGGGCCGACGCTGTTGTCAATGCGGTCGGCATCCTCGCCCCAACCGGAAAGCAGAGTTTCGATGCCGTTCAGGCCTTCGGGCCCCGCGCCATCGCCGAGGCTGCCCGTGCGGCCGGACTGAACGGCATTACCCACATTTCAGCAATTGGCGCGGATCCCGAGAGTGCATCTGCCTATGCACGGTCCAAAGCCGTCGGCGAAACCGGTGTTCTGGAAACGCTGCCCGACAGCATCATCCTGCGGCCCTCGATCGTCTTTGGGCCGGAAGACAATTTCTTCAACCAGTTTGCCGGGATGGCCCGAATTTCTCCGGTCCTACCCTTGGTTGGCGGCGGTGAGACCAAATTCCAGCCGGTCTATGTCTGTGACATCGCCGAAGCTGTTGCCCGTGCGGTTGACGGCACTCTTCAGCCCGGCTCCGTTTATGAACTCGGCGGACCGGAGATCAAGAGTTTCCGGGACTGCCTGGAAGACATGCTGGAGGTTACACAGCGGTCCCGCGTTCTGCTGCCGATCCCCTTCCCTGTTTCCGAAGTCATGGGCAAGGTCATGCAGTATATGCCCGGCTCCCCGCTCACGGCAGATCAGGTGGAATTGCTCAAGAAAGACAATGTGGTGTCTGAAGCTGCGATCTCCGAAGGCCGAACCCTTTCCGGCATTGGCATCGAACCGACGACCCTGGCCGCCATTCTGCCGTCTTATCTCGACCGGTTCCGGGAACATGGCCAGTATGACGCCCACAAGGCCAATCGCACCTAA
- a CDS encoding MFS transporter: MPVVAKITLLFVVFVDLLGQGLVFPIINNLIMNPDTALLPAATSEATRHFDYGLIIGVFFLCWFFGAPYISKLSDSIGRKNAILICLVGALAGYALTIAALYMKSFTLLIVGRAITGLTAGNQPIAQAAMIDGSVDEEDRNRNMGYIITGVSFGLVGGPLIGGFLSDPVILGSYASLQMPFYACFVLVAIAIVLVLFFFKDEKQDLAPFVFKPSEIFELLWRIKNYPVVVRLSVVFLFFHIANLSFYIFVDNYLTSRFGYGTLGGSMIMLTIGVALAFSSTFLVVPVQKRLTKEAILSVTFVVWAISAAAFVAAPHPILTFVPVFCFYFVFGIAYPTFLGLYSAAVTDEEQGWIMGVTIAVFTLVAGVISLLGGRLIAIDLDLPFFTVMAASIIALIVMFIVWNRPEIKSLTRKSGA; this comes from the coding sequence ATGCCGGTTGTTGCCAAGATCACCTTGTTGTTTGTCGTGTTTGTCGACTTGCTCGGACAAGGCTTGGTGTTTCCAATCATCAACAACCTGATCATGAACCCCGATACGGCACTGCTCCCGGCCGCAACCTCTGAGGCCACTCGGCATTTTGATTATGGCCTGATCATTGGCGTCTTTTTCTTGTGCTGGTTTTTCGGAGCTCCCTACATCTCGAAACTTTCCGACAGCATCGGCCGCAAAAACGCAATCCTCATCTGCCTCGTCGGAGCACTTGCAGGCTACGCGCTGACCATTGCTGCGCTTTACATGAAGAGCTTCACTCTTCTGATTGTCGGCAGAGCGATCACGGGATTGACCGCCGGCAATCAGCCGATTGCGCAAGCGGCCATGATAGATGGCAGCGTTGATGAAGAGGATCGCAACCGGAACATGGGCTACATCATTACCGGCGTCAGTTTCGGCTTGGTCGGAGGCCCCTTGATCGGCGGATTTCTCTCAGACCCAGTTATCCTGGGGAGCTACGCCAGCTTGCAGATGCCGTTTTATGCCTGCTTTGTCCTGGTCGCGATTGCCATTGTCCTGGTTCTTTTCTTCTTTAAGGATGAAAAGCAGGATCTTGCGCCGTTTGTTTTCAAGCCGTCAGAGATTTTTGAATTGCTATGGAGGATCAAAAACTATCCCGTTGTTGTCCGGCTTTCAGTGGTGTTCCTGTTCTTCCACATCGCGAACCTGTCCTTCTACATCTTCGTCGACAACTATCTGACAAGCCGCTTTGGATATGGGACGCTAGGTGGCAGCATGATTATGCTGACGATCGGTGTGGCGCTGGCCTTTTCCAGCACGTTCCTTGTTGTTCCGGTCCAGAAAAGACTAACCAAAGAGGCCATTTTGAGCGTGACGTTTGTCGTCTGGGCGATATCGGCAGCTGCGTTTGTGGCGGCGCCTCACCCAATTTTGACGTTCGTACCGGTTTTCTGTTTCTATTTCGTCTTCGGTATCGCCTATCCGACGTTCCTCGGCCTGTATTCGGCGGCGGTGACTGACGAAGAACAGGGCTGGATCATGGGTGTCACAATCGCCGTCTTCACATTGGTCGCTGGAGTTATCTCACTCTTGGGCGGCCGGTTGATTGCGATTGATCTGGACTTGCCATTCTTCACCGTGATGGCCGCGTCCATTATCGCACTCATCGTCATGTTCATTGTCTGGAACCGGCCCGAGATCAAATCATTGACACGGAAGTCCGGCGCATGA
- a CDS encoding DUF1127 domain-containing protein: MSLEIDTVFRRRAHNRSLFLTAIRTLAASVQLYLRRRSSERALARLSNQELDDIGLVRTNRGYRELHHDRLGASYWND; this comes from the coding sequence ATGAGCCTTGAGATTGATACCGTTTTCCGCCGCCGTGCCCATAACCGCAGTCTGTTCCTCACTGCCATTCGTACTTTGGCCGCAAGCGTTCAATTGTATCTGCGCCGCAGGTCATCTGAGCGCGCTCTTGCGCGCTTGAGCAATCAGGAACTTGATGACATCGGTCTTGTGCGAACGAATCGCGGATATCGCGAGCTGCACCATGACCGCCTTGGCGCGAGCTATTGGAATGACTGA